One genomic region from Anguilla rostrata isolate EN2019 chromosome 2, ASM1855537v3, whole genome shotgun sequence encodes:
- the elof1 gene encoding transcription elongation factor 1 homolog has translation MGRRKSKRKPPPKKKLTGNLDTQFTCPFCNHEKSCDVKMERSRNTGIISCTVCLEEFQTPITYLSEPVDVYSDWIDACEAANQ, from the exons ATGGGTCGACGTAAGTCAAAACGGAAGCCACCTCCTAAGAAGAAGCTGACGGGAAATCTGGACACCCAGTTCACCTGTCCATTTTGCAACCACGAGAAGTCATGTGACgtcaaaat GGAACGCAGTAGAAATACAGGAATAATATCCTGTACAGTTTGCTTGGAAGAATTCCAGACCCCTATTACCT ATCTTTCAGAACCTGTGGACGTTTATAGTGATTGGATAGACGCTTGTGAAGCTGCCAATCAGTAG